atgtaattgaTTGTAGCCCAGTTTACAAGAACaactaatacagtagtattaagaAACAGTAGCAACAGATTTAATTACCATAAGCCGCAACCACAGACTTCTTTAGGTTATATTTGAACGAAAGAAGATTAGAAAGAGATTTAAATGAAATGCTTAAAAAATTCCATAATTTCGGGCCattgtaaaaaatgtatttcttctCAAATGGAATGTATGCTTTTCtgataaaatatttgatttggAAAATCCTGTATTATAAATTGTGAATGTCAGATTGTTTTTGATGAAATGAAGAAATAATATGTTTAGGTAAGGAGAGATTGTGTAAACGATACATAAAAATCTAAGTTTGTACGTTAAAAGTattgaatttattaaaaaggtgtTTGGTGTGGTTATGTGGGATCTGTGATCAGGGAGGGATACACAGGaactaatatttaaatgttttcaacAAAAAGTAATTAAGGATACTATACAACTAATATAAAATCTTTACTAATTGtttttagaaaacaaaatttattgaCTAATTTTATATGTGTgcctaatattaaattatattccCGGAGCTATCCTTTAAGCAATTTATAAGTATGCTAAGTTAATATATAAGACATTAAGATGGCTCTTCAATGTACTAATATTGAAACATTACAAATTAtgtacaattatttaattaacaattaaaaattaataataattgactGGCAAATTACatgattgtttaaaaagttTATAAGAAGCATTCAATTTACTTATATTGAGACATTACAAAttatgtacaattaattaacaatttacaaattaattacaattgaCTGGAAATTAAATGCTTGTTTAAAAAGTAACAAGATTATTTTTCTTAATAGTCTCGACAACTTTAGCAGTCATCGCTGGTATCTGACTGAGATCATCAATACATTTAAATTCCCCATACATTTGTCTCCAGTTATCAATTAATTTTGCCCGTTTTTCACCAATACTTTGAAGAGAGCGTAGCTCTTTGACAGAAcctgtatttaataaatttagcACAGACAAATCTGAAACGATAGAAACAAAAACCTATGTTGTAATGTACTGGTGTGAATTAGCTCTTttaaagattatatttttaACAGCATTATTCGTCATATTTTCCCACAAATTtagttttttgtattttgtaaatctCTCACATTTGTAGATTGGTAATCCCTTCAAACTGAATGATAATCTCTTCAGTCTCAAAGTTCACTTTCTTTAGtctattgaaatattttaatcttTGTTCATAGGATTAACATTTAAGAGGATTGACTGGTAGGAACCAGTTCTAAATTATACTGAGCCCTGGATTGCAGAGAGCTTATCCCCTTGCTGCGTTGGGTGTGTTTTTTGACTTTCTtcattacaaattaaataagaacatcataaacaatttaaataaatttttatatacattttaaatataattatttgataatgTACATTCTGAAactggcaaaaaaaaaattcaaaaaatgtactagtttatttttttttaaataaaaaacattagaCAGCCATTAACAAAGTTACTTAAATTTACAtttgtgtgtaaagtttttgtaaattatttttcaatagtgAAGCTGCAATCTGAATGTTAACATCTCAGGCAATTCATATTTGGACACTGAAACAATTCTAATTGGGATCATTActtatttatttctataatCTTGAAACAATGATAAAGAAAGTTCTAATTCATGTTTTCTTTCAACATATATTTCTTCACaggaagaagaaaaaataaaacgcATCATTGATTTAATGTTTTAgattaatttaattgaaaaagACAACTAGTAGATTGGTAGCATAGAGAGTGTGGCTTTTTTTTGGTTTACAGGACAGATGCCATTTTGCCACTACATGATTGATGATAGATGTAAAATTTGGCTATCACTGAAATTATTATGACAAGTGTGTGCAGCTATTTCTCGGCTAAGGTAAACCACACACTAACAGAAACGAATGTATGTTCATGGCACAATggaaaatttaacaaaataaatagtacTCACTATGTTTAGCTTGTTGGTTAGGGTCAGGTTGAAATATTCTCTGTGCTATATTTTCTTTCCCATTCTGTAAAAAAGTAACATAACTCTTTCTTGTAAGGTGTTGTTCTATTATTAAGTCAAAGAATACATTTTgtgtttattcatttatatattttgttatatatattttttaaaaaaacatagcaGCATTAACGTTTGTTAATAAAAGGATAGAAAAGAACAATAAAACTAAACTATTCAAAACACTTACAAATACAAGTTTAAAAGAAAGTTAACAttcatacaaaaatacataaattttgtatacaattgattttaaattttttttacattattaagcagatattaaatttaaaaaaaatttgtttatgtgaaaattaagtacagtacattattaaatttatttattattattacattttattgatCGTATTTATAATTGTGTTCGGGTAATACATTCTCTGGAAGATCAGGAAATTCATTATAAGTACATTAACCTACTCAAGGACATCTACACCAACTGCACTACCACAGTTACGATGCACAAACCAAGCTAGAAAATCCACATAAAGAAGGGTGTCCGACAAGGCGATACAATTTCACCTAAACTGTTTACAGCTTGTTTGGAAGGCATATTTCGCTCACTGGAATGGGAGGATAAAGGAGTGAATATCAATGGAGAAAAAGTTAATCATTTGAGGTTTGCAGATGACATTGTTGTCCTGGGAGAGCAAATCAGTGAAGTGGAGTATATGCTTAAAGACCTTGCAAATGCCAGCAAATGCTGTGGattgaaaatgaatatgaaGAAAACAAAAGTTATGGCAAATTCCATGGTACCTCATGGTTCTGTGACTGTTAATGGCAATAAAATTGATGAAGTAAATGAATATATCTATCTGGGGCAGAGATTTAGCCTGAGAGAAAAGAATCAAGAACAGGAGATAAAGAGGAGAATCAGATTGGGCTGGTACCAATATGGTAAACTGAGCAACATCATGAGAGGGGAAATACCGTTAAGCCTAAAAAGAAAGGTCTTTGATCAATGCGTGTTACCAACCATGACATATGGAGCTGTGACCTGGGCACTGTCAAATAAAATGGAAAAGAAAATAGCAACAGCACAGCACAACATGGAAAGAAATATGCTCGGAATCATATATAAAGACAGAAAAACAAATGAATGGGTGAGAAAACAAACAAGTGGAAGTGGGCTGGACATATCAGTAGGAGAAGAGACAATAGATGGACTTCGCTAATGACATCATGGAGACCGATGGATGGGAGTAGAAATAGAGGAAGACAAAGAGTGAGATGGCGAGATGAAATACACAAGTATTGGGGAACAGTGCAGTGGCAGGGAGCAGCTAGAGATCGTGCACTGTGGCAGAAACATGCTGAGGCTTGTGATgatgaatacatttattttatgatattcataaaacacaaggCACAGTATGAAACTAGTACACAAGAGTACTACAGTTTAAAAATACATAGGTTTTTAAAAGTACACACGGGTGGTGAATAATGTACTGTGATGTAAAATTATCCTAtaaccagaaccatggagcgagttgGGCGGCTTTCCGTGCCACTGAAGTGGCTACAGACCAAGAGTTGCTTgacaaattttaatatcttagtATCTTAGTTAGCTCCTctaactattataataatttccAAATTTAGAATTAAGGAAAGGATGGCCATTTTAGAACAGCCATTACAATCTTTATTTTTAAgattaaaaatttattaaacaaaaatttaatcttaataaatttaatactgATAGTGAAAATAATGTATACTCACAGATTCTACTTTCACTGCCTTAACAAAATGTACATCTTCTAGAAATCAAGATAATAAAAACCAATTATACTGATTTATTGCTAATTTAATCAGCGCACACAACTTTAAGCTACAAATTTACTgaacaaaatcaataaaattacacaataaaattaatgcttaaataatatacagtatatacatatacaaatgaaaacatgaaataaatacatACTTGTCCTTCCTCCTTTAGTTCTTTCATTCTCTAGACTACATGTTCCTCCTAATCGAGCAGACAATTCCTTATTTTTTTTCACCATCCATTCCATATCATTCCTGCTTTTCTGGATATCATCCAGCATATCTTTATGGAGAAGACTTGCATCCGCATCTTCTGATGTATCCTGCTTGTCTTGCAGTTTCATAAGTTTCTCTTCAAGGGACAGTAACTTTGCAGTCACATCATCATGGAAATGTCTTTGTTTCCTTAAGAATGGACTTAGAAACTTTACAGGTGGTGCATGCATGTTACCTGCTTTTGTTTCTGTTTGATTTTCTAAAGATTTTTTCTTATTCAAAACCATTTTCTGATCTTTTATTTCTAGTTTGTTTGGttttaatttcttatttttaacagCTCCTTCCTGGATTTCATGTTTCCTCTTTGAAGTTTGAGGTTTTGGTTTTTCTGaaattaaaacatacattaGCAAAAAGGCAATGCACTGCAATGGATCAATTTATGTCTAGAAAAATCTTGGTACCTCCTTTAAATGAAATACTTTGCAGGGTTTTTTTTGTAAGATATATTACCAGAATGTGAAAAAGTTAAGAAACTCAGCAACAACATCAGCAGTGTGTCAACTGACTTTACCAGTAGAAGTCAAGTAAACAATGCAAATTAAGAATGCTTTTGGAATATCATGGAAGGTAGGCCACATCCTCAGGCCCAAAGAAGATACTTTGCCGTATTATTCTACCTGTATTTTGCCGAATTACACCAACCAAAGTCTGATCCGCTCCattcatatttaaaacaattaaatacttCTATATATTGAgacaaattgcacaaaataggtCATCTTGGAAGGATCTCATCAGAAAGCCTTGTCAAAACCTGGAGCAGTCAGAAGACTATGCAGCATAAAAGCATTAAAAAACAGTAAATTAAAGAGGGGatgcaatacaataatattgccTACCATAAGTTTGACTTGTAATTGGTTTGTTGATTACTGTTTTAGACTTTGCTGCCAGGTTCAGAGTGGTATAAGTATCCATATATGAGCTTTCCTCAGGAGAAATATTGGTAATCATACATGTATGACTGTTACCACCTAAGGAATCCTTTGCATGAAAAGAATATGAACACATTATAATTTCCATAACAAGGTGATTTAACCACTATAAAACCATATGTTTGTAATGACAGGAGCTGAAATATACCAAAACTCTTGGTAACTCTTTTATGAAATATGCACTGGATTCTTTCAAATGCATCAATCAGATGTGTACACTTGACCACAAGTTTTATTTACTTCTCCGAGAAGACTGTCGATTTCCTTGTGGCGATATGAATGTATTTTTCCGTGCCTGTGTCTTAACCACTGGGCCTCTTGACTATACTATTATTCCTTGATAAAACATCTTAAGTGAGTATTGGTAAATAAAAAGACATACCTGCAGTAATCTGGTTAATTTGCTGTCCCTGTAAGGCACCCTCGGctgaaaaaaaagaatacagTTATTAGTGTGGTTATAGACATTTTGTGATGGAAACACACCTATATCTAGTAAAATGATACTGAAAAGGtaggtttgcggtacaccataaagaatgtctttattttatttgttatgatATCTGTCTTCTGGAGTAATGTTAGGCAAGTACAGTATAAAGTTAGTAGAGTCATCAATGTGAAAGTCGTTAATATAGTTAGTATGTAGTACTGATGTAATCTTACCATATTTCTATTCAGAGCATCAACAACCTGGCCGAGTACAAACAGAGATGTATTGATACAACCACTTTCTTTCAATCTACAACAgcaaataaatcaaaatgtaaGAGGGACTATTCATTGCACAAACCTTGTCTATAATCTATAAATTGTTCTGTAGAGGCTTTGATTGCCTTTTCTGTTATTAGTTAAACTACCAGAATACATGATCgtaagtattaaatattttataattgtagATTTCAGCCTATTCAGATTTAATAGAGATTTTATAAAATCCAATAATAAAGCTTGGTCCACACTAGGACGAAATTGAAGGACTTTTTACCCATCACAGATGGCAGTTTGGATGCTTTGTAACTATGCATGTCTTAACATTGTCTCCTAATGAGAACAAATCGTAATGCCCTTGATGTGGAATAAACTTGTAATGTTGTCTTTACCTGATGCCTTTATTTCCAGTGCGTTTGTTGTTTTCACTTCCTGCTAGATCAATCAAGTACATCTTGCCCGTAAGCATTCTGTAAGGGCTACACTGCTCCTTTTTTATGACCTAAGTAACATGTTTGTAATAAGTGTCAGAAGAACTGAATGACTATATTCTcagaaagttttttttatatctttgaaAATATCTGTCAAGCAGAAGCATCCAAGATCTCAATCATCTTGTATGGAGGTAATAGATCTTTGACGTCACCACTCCTTTAGCCATTCTTTTGACTGTCTGTAAAGTACCTATACCAGGGTAGCTCTACTTGTGggaaatcaatcaatcaatcgttcgatttatatagcgccattccaacacaCTAACCAGATGTGCAGACCATTCCATATCCCAGAAAGAATTTTTCTACCACAAGAACTATGGTTTACTAGATGCTTCAACCTGTTCTGATATCATGGTTTGCGATAATATGCTGTAcaataaattgatattttttaatcttAAATAAGTTAGAAATTTACCTTTACAAGCAATATAGAATGACTTCTACTTGATCTAGAATTTAACTTTGTTGTTGCAACtgttctataaaaataaaaattgttatggAGACTAAATCTAATATTCCAGCAAAGTTCAGTAGAAGATACTGTAGATAAAATACAGCATTTTATTCAATATCAATTAACGTTAAACATAACCATTTTTAGTGGTGACATTTTGGGCAGATAGATCccagggtcctgggttcaaatccggtcagatgtcaggatttttttttttaatgagtcCAAAAAACACCTCCCTTCCCAAATAATTATGTAGACCATCTTGTGTAGGTTTGTCTGGAATCAGTATGGTTATCCACAAACCGTATTCTGATTTATCAACAATGTAGAATGAATGAAACAAACCTATTTTGACTAGCTGGTACAAAAACAGACGTGAAATCATCAATGTTTGTTATTTTCTTCTCTGATAAATTTGGAATGACAATTTTGTTTTGTCGGTCTTGCCTTATAGTTAAATCCTGATCTTTTGGTTCAAGCAGATCAAACACCTGTGAATAGGAATAatgcaaataatgtagaaaaaaaaaagaaaaactaaatCTTTCACTTTCATCTCAGATTCGGCTGGGTCACTGGTCAGATTTTGACCAAAGCAGAACATAATCTGCCACAACTATTTTAGGATCTGACCATGCCATTAAAGAGACCCACTGACTTTTGTTTTGAATCGCAAAACATTACCAATGCTCTATGAGACAAAAACCAAGCTAAGCTAATGTAGCTTAGCGTGtgttataatattaacattacCTTTTCTTGGTATATCTCCAAATATGATATGTATACCTGGTATTCCCAGGAAGAAGTCTTAAGCTTTTCTTCACTGATTTTAGCAAACACATCAACAATAGCTTGTGGAATTATGCCGGGATGAGTTTCAGTACCAAGCATTGTGTGTGTCTTTCCTgaaaaaaatcatacaaaaaaaatagcCTCACAATTGTAAATAGATTTGACTTACTCTGGAAAAGTTTTGCAATCCGATggttttttcattttagaatgtaCTGAACTGTGGCTGGTAGTTATATCTTCCTACCAGATTACAATTGGGGGTACagtatatcaattttttttttcaatttaatgcAGAACAAGCTATGTTCACTGCACTGTAACTCTGATACTGTACTAGACCACAATTTAGATATATAGAGAAAAGAGTGTTCACTTAAACTTATGAGTACTGTCAACATCTTTTATTAGTTAATGTACTGTaacagtatactgtatctgtAAATATAACCATTGTATGTCCATTCATTTACCTGCACCTGTTGGGCCATATGCAAATATGCTTGCATTTTGACCAATAAGAATCTGTTTTGAGAAAGACTCAACACTTGACTTGTACACATCTTCTTGTGTTGCTGCATCATTGTGAACTGTGTCAAATTCATACTTAAGTGTTTCTCCAATGTTTCGCCAGTTGACAATCTCAAGGGATTTTTCACTAAGTTGATGGACACATGGTTTAAATGGTGTAGTGCTGGTTGACTCTGAATTTGATTTTGCTGGACGGATTCGAATGACAACTCTAACTTGTGATTTCTGCACCATTTTTAATATACAAGATGCTACAACAGACAGCCTGAACAGATTTGGGATAAGCAATAATAGAAAAACAATGTTATCTAGGTAGGGTGGGTGGATGGATGTCAATGTGTTTGAAGGTGTGGCATGCAAAGAATTGGTTAGATTGGATGGAAGGAAAGTTCTGTACTCACAAATGGAAAGAACTAACTGTTCTGCTGTAAATGCATTGTTAGTTTAATTATAATACCATCATTTAGTTTAGTATGCCCCACTACAGtaggcatttaaaaaaaaaatttaatttcaacatATACAGTCTACAGTAGGCATAgcaagcctaggcctaactcTAGTTAGGCTGGACTACGGTGGACCTAGGCTAGCAAGATTAGTACAGTAGCACCGGTATAGTCAATACATATAGTTATTAGTAACCGAGTAGATAGGTTCTTTCAAACCTTTCTATTAATTAGTATTACAGCCAGACTATAATAATATAGGGATAGgcaggcctatataggcctcgCTTAGCTAGTCTTGAgtctctactactactactgtactactagacTAATCTCTACACTACAGACAGACCTACTACGGTAcccctactaggctaggcctactagtactaggtaGGGCCTAGTCAATTATAGGTAGCTAGCCTAGAGTTAGGCTCCCAATTTTCCTAGACTAGCTAGAGTCCTTCCTATACTAGTCCggctaggcctatgctataGAGGAGTATAATTGTAATAGCCTATTATATACTATATGCTAgtattatagtaggcctaggcctctagtagtagtagatgGCCGGGCtaagcctagtagtaggccaaGCCAAGCGGGAAGCAAGGCTTCCAATTCAAGCCTCTAGAGGCCTggccctagcctagctaggcctaggtgaATCATccggctaggcctaggtagctaTCACCTAATTAGTTACGCCGCAATGTATTTACAGTAGCTTAGTACctatataattatcattaataacAGGTGAAAAAtcatgaattattataattataaacaatttatgcTTTTAAATTGCACCGCCGttattgtgttttttgttttagcTTCCTTTTTTCCCTCATAGCTCCCTCATCGACCACTCTTTTTTCATTACTTTTATCGCCCTCTATAGTTGAGATAACAAACGAAACATTTTTGGGGCTGCTGCTAAAAAACGGTGTTGAAAACTTAAAGATGATAATATTTtaccccaaaaacatgaaacatTAAGATTAATACAAGCAGACTTTTTATAGGACATTTTTTAGTACATTGTGTgtatcacttccatagaaaaaaaaagctgaaacaaataatattttcacttataaaatgacaaaataaacggtttatTGACCTCCAGTCAATTTTTAGctttgaattttattttacaatcaaCATGTATTCAGTTTTATTTGAAATGAAATCCGAGGAGTTAATTCATGTCACAGTTCAATTTCTCTATGTCTCTTACTTTTAACAGCTAAATGACtctttatatacaaaatagtaCACTCAACGAAATTtgtcttattttttattttcgatTCTCAAAAAATAGAATTTACTACTTTTCTAACaatataatgttatataaataataaaataaaaagtgaatGCGTTATGGAATGTTTTATTAttgcattattatttaatttaaatattattatagtgaGGGTTATTTAAAAGTGCATAATGTAATCTTATAGTTAAAAAGCCAAGCCACATGTGAGGCGATTAGTTTGGTGTGTTTTTACTAATAAAAAACGATATTAAGACACTGTTGATTGAATTTTATAGAGAAATTATAACAAAAAGGgaaatttctttttgaaataTCATACATTTTCAAGAAatgtttaaagaaaaaaaacataaaataaaataatttaaattgtatattccaaatcatcaataattaatttttgttatttataattcaTCCTTTTGGTACTCGTCTGCATCTggtatttcatttgtttgtctgtttgcaAAATCAAACTCCACACCATTCATTATAGCACctgaagtaaaataaaaaacattaccCGACATAATCAAATAAGTTCATCCAGGTTTAAAATTTTCTGTGATTTCAGTTCAGCAGCTCTGACTATTGATAGGCAGGTTTTTTGATTAGTATacaattaaatacatatttattatcataCAAGAAATAACCTTGTAAGCATGATGGTCAAGTTTAtaactaatataatatacaattaattcaatcaaaactaaattttattaattttatttaaatttttttaccaTCAGAATTGTGCACATCTGTTGTGACTCATTCTGTACACACCACTGTGATTGTTAATTCATTATGATTAAGCTTTAATTAgtctattttgattttttatttaaaagtacattatttctttgttttctcGAATTCTAAAAGATTCAAAGTTACACAGAAAATGGATTGAACTTCTGTATACATAATTTCATGTATACTTTTACGTATGTTAACTTGTTATCAGTATAGCcattataatgttttttcaCTCCAGTTGAAAACCGACGGTTTTCCGACGGCATTATTATGTGCGACATGTGGTATAGATTGTTTTACTtacttacatttattttttagaatattgTTATGTGTTATGaaagtgaattgaattgaattgaattgtttgcAAACATTCCACCTACCATTGCCAAATACTTGAATGCGGCCGTACATCGAAACCACTTGATTCATATTTTCAAGTAATTCCTTTTTACTAATGATGTTATCTGAATTGACATCAAGCATGCTAACAATCTACataagaaaaagaaacaataatcataataaaaataataactacagtactacagtagtaatgactataatttttatgtgtttaaattttaaatgtaaatatgtataattatgtttgtatgatgtagtatgtttaagcggatattagcccttgatggcatttgcagcaataaagaaattgaattgaaatgaattgaaaGAGAGCACGAAAAATGTTACAACTGCTTATTtggtgttatttttttaacagtttCTCTACTAAAAAACCAAACTTACACATCTGACTAAGCCAAAGGTGTACATCTTTTGCATTAACTctggagtttacacacactgAGGGTACACCATACGAACATCTCTGTTGATGCCCAATTGTGTGTGTGTGGGTAATGTGAAAGAGATAGTCTTTCTCAACAGGAAACCCTGTAGGAAAACCCCTAAACTTACAGTTAGAGCACCTTGCTCAGTTCCACCAATTCTCAAATATTCATTTGACAACTCTTCAACACTTATCAACTGGTTTGCAGAGATTTCAGATTCAAGaacatcaataaataaatttctgaAAAATCagttaattaaaaatgaatttactcAAACCAGAACTGGATTTGTAGTTGTACTtaatttttgtaatgttttatgtaACTTACGTAATGTCCTTTTGTGATATTGAATAATATTCAAGTTCCTCTGTGTTTCCAGGATCCATACTCATAAGTTGCGCAAGCTCTTTCAACTGATCTAAGGGAAGGCTTTTCACCTTGTCACACGTGACGTAACCTTTCTGATCAGTATCTCCAAGAATAGTGACATACTAAAtatatgaaaattaaataaagaaatattagtATTGAATTAGAACAATCTTTTGCACATAATAAGTGGATTTGTTTGATTGGAAAATAATATACAGCATACATACTATTTCCAGTAAGAGTGGC
This is a stretch of genomic DNA from Antedon mediterranea chromosome 3, ecAntMedi1.1, whole genome shotgun sequence. It encodes these proteins:
- the LOC140043537 gene encoding kinesin-like protein KIF22-A, giving the protein MVQKSQVRVVIRIRPAKSNSESTSTTPFKPCVHQLSEKSLEIVNWRNIGETLKYEFDTVHNDAATQEDVYKSSVESFSKQILIGQNASIFAYGPTGAGKTHTMLGTETHPGIIPQAIVDVFAKISEEKLKTSSWEYQVYISYLEIYQEKVFDLLEPKDQDLTIRQDRQNKIVIPNLSEKKITNIDDFTSVFVPASQNRTVATTKLNSRSSRSHSILLVKVIKKEQCSPYRMLTGKMYLIDLAGSENNKRTGNKGIRLKESGCINTSLFVLGQVVDALNRNMPRVPYRDSKLTRLLQDSLGGNSHTCMITNISPEESSYMDTYTTLNLAAKSKTVINKPITSQTYEKPKPQTSKRKHEIQEGAVKNKKLKPNKLEIKDQKMVLNKKKSLENQTETKAGNMHAPPVKFLSPFLRKQRHFHDDVTAKLLSLEEKLMKLQDKQDTSEDADASLLHKDMLDDIQKSRNDMEWMVKKNKELSARLGGTCSLENERTKGGRTKDVHFVKAVKVESNGKENIAQRIFQPDPNQQAKHNLSVLNLLNTGSVKELRSLQSIGEKRAKLIDNWRQMYGEFKCIDDLSQIPAMTAKVVETIKKNNLVTF